The Pseudomonas fluorescens genome segment GAGGCTCTGGAACAGGCCGACTGGGCCGATGGCAAGATCACCGCCGGCTATCAATCGGCCAAGGCCAAGCACAATCTGCAACTGCCGGAAGGCCATCCACTGGCCAAGGAAATCGGCGCGGCGATGCTTGAGCGCCTGTGGAAAAATCCGCTGTTCATGTCCGCCGCGCTGCCGCACAAGGTATTCCCGCCGTTACTCAACTGCTACACGGCGGGCGGCAGTTTCGATTTCCACATCGACAACGCGGTGCGCCAGCCCAAGGGCAGCATCGAGCGGGTGCGCACCGATCTGTCGGCCACGCTGTTCTTCAGCGAGCCGGAGGACTACGACGGCGGCGAGCTTGAGATCCAGGACACTTTCGGCACCCAGCGCGTGAAACTGCCCGCCGGCGACATGGTGCTGTACCCCGGCACCAGCCTGCACAAGGTCAACGCGGTGACTCGCGGTGCGCGTTATGCCTCGTTCTTCTGGACCCAGAGCCTGGTGCGCGAAGACAGCCAGCGCGCGTTGCTGTTCGAGATGGACGGTGCGATCCAGCAACTCACCCACGACATGCCCGATCACCCTTCGCTGATCCGCCTCACGGGCACTTACCACAACCTGTTGCGTCGTTGGGTCGAGGTCTGAGTGGCGGACTTTCGGTTGCGTCGCGAAGAAGTCCTCGACGGCGAACGCCTCACCGCCATGCTCGAAGAAAGCCCGGCCCGCGCAGCTCAGGCAATTCTGCTGGCGGCGGGTGAGGGCGTGCTGGAAGCGCAGGCGCTGCTCGGGCAGATCCTGCTCGATGGTCACGGGATTGCTCAGGATCAGCCGCTGGCATTGCGCTGGTTTGAAATTGCCGCAGAGCAAGGTCATCTGATGGCGCGCAACATGCTTGGTCGCTGCCATGAACATGGCTGGGGATGTGCAGCAGATACGTCGATTGCCGCGCAGCACTATCGAATCGCAGCCGAATCCGGTCTGGATTGGGCAATGTACAACCTGGCCAATCTGCTCGCGACCGGGCGTGGTGTGGTTGTCGATCATCTTCAGGCAATGGCGTTGTATGAACGTGCGGCCGAAGCCGGGCATGCCAAGTCGATGAACCTGCTCGGGCGTTATCTGGAAGAAGGGCAAGTGTGCCCGGCGAATCCGGCAGCGGCCCGTGACTGGTATCGACGTTCGGCCGAGGGCGGGGATTTTCGCGGGCAGTTCAGTTATGCGGCGGTGCTGGCGGCTGAGGGCCGCATTGATGACGCGTTGGTCTGGCTGGAGAAAGCATTGGCCGTCGGTAATCTGAATTTCCTGCGAGTCGCCAGTGTGTCTTTGTTGAATGCACAACATCCGCAAATTCGTGCGATAGCCGATGCTTATAAGTTGAGGCTGGCAGAGTTGACGGGTTTGTAATTATTTATTCGGTTGTTAGTTGCTTTTATCAAGTTGAGGGGCTGTTGTCAGGCAGTAGTGTGGGTGAGTGATTGCTTTGTCTTGATTACTAATATTTAAGTGCTTGTTAGTTGTTTTCCTGCTGGCCTAAGGTTGTTTTGCGATATCGATGATCAAGTTGGAATGACTCGCTTGATAATGTCGTATATCCCAAATGACTTTTATTGAATATCCGAAGAAGACAAGGAGTCTCTTATGGAATTAAAAATGGACAGCAAGGTTGTCGAGGCCGCCGAGAAGGCGCCTCGGGTATTTGTAAGTGCTTCGCTCGGTGAAGGTGAAGAATACAATCGGGAAACCGGTATTCAATTAACCAAAGAACAGATCATCAGCCTGCGCAAGTATGAGGTGCTGGGGCTGTCGCTTCCTGTTCGGCTGGCGGACGTTGTTGCCTATCTGAACTACGGCGCCGGGGATGCCGGGGGCGTTGGCCTCAAGGCAACAGACTTCCTGCGGACATTCACCTGCACCTACGACCATGCGAAACGCTGGTCGCCGTTGCGTGAAAAAATCATGCTCACCGGTACTGATCTGAAAATTTTTGCCGGCAGCATCATTCGTACGGGTAAGGGAATCGTAGAGATCTACGAAGACCTGAAAGCCTCCAGGTATCTGGAGGAATACGATATCAATACGCCGCAAGAGTATCTGGAGCTGAAACGCACGATTCCGGATCTTCCAGACCTGGGCTTGCCGTCCGGGGATGTGCCGGAAATCAAGGCCTATCTCAATGACATGCTGGCCAAAGTCATGCAGTGCCATGCGAAGGCCGAGCATGTCAGGTCAGAACTCGACAGTTTCGGCGCTGATATGCGCGAGACCGTGCTGCCGGAGATCAAGCTGCGACTGGAGTTCGTGTCGCGCAATACCTATCAGGCAGACATTCAGGTCCTGCAGGGCGAAATCGACCAGCGCTCGAAAGAAATCGATGAACTGAACAAGCAATATGATCAGTTGGTTCAAGAAGCGATCCGGTCGGCAGCGACATTGAATGTCGGTGGTTTGATTCTCGGCATCTATCAGGGCGTCAAGGCCGAAAAAATCCGCAAGGAGCGAAACCGGTTGAAGGCAGAGCAACAGGCCTCCAACCAAGTAATGGCCAGCAAAAACCAGACGCTGAGTTCCCTGAACAAAGTGCGCGATGACTTGCAGAACCTGAGTTATGTAGCGATTGAAGCCGAAGTCGCCACGCAAAACCTGATGCTGGTATGGAATGCACTAAGCACTTATATCAATGCCTCTGTCAAAGAAGTGGATCTGCTTAAAGAGGCAACTTCCCTGAGGAAGTTCAAGAACCAGATTCTCGGTATTGTTGATCCGTGGGAGCAGATCAAGGTGAGTTCCGATCAGCTGTTGGGCGTCTTCGCTGCGGCAGATAAAGAGTATGGAAACAGCTTTGCAGTATTCGGGAGTAAAAGAACTATGTTGACGCTCAACAATCATCCAGCCGTTTCGGATTTTGACATCGCTGCCTTGCGCTCCTGCGCTGCAGCTGTTCAAACAAGCAATGTCACTGCACAGATGCTCGGTGAGGAGTTCAATTACATGCCGGGTACGGTCCGCACAATGAATGGGCTGACGATGGCTATCCAGAAAGCCACCTTTGAACTTCGTAATCAGGCCCAGACGACGGGGATCAATCTGGAGCGTGCGCAGAAGAAGTTGAAAACATCTCAGGACGAACTTCTCGAGTATCCGGATGATGCGGATGAAATTCACGAGGAAATGGAAAGCGAACTCAAGAATGTATCGATGAAAATCTCCGAGCACGCGGACGATTTGAAGATGACGCACAACGGCCTGACTACCGCTTACGACCGATCGGCTTCGGCGCAATGGATCGTGACGCTGCAGCAGGACCGGGCCTTCACGGAAGCACTGAAGGTCACATCGGAAGAAAAAGTCGTCGATTTCGAAAAGCAGATGAAATCGGTGTCTGAAGCGCTCGAGCTGATCGCGAAAGCCGGGGTGGAGAAAATCGGTCAGGAAGCCCAACTGACGCTGGATAACCTGAAAGCACTGGGGCTGGCACCACCGCAGGTCCAGATTGCATTGTTCGCCATTGATACCTTGAAAAAAATGATCGCGGGTATCGGTGAAGCCATTTCCTATCTGAACATGCTGGCGGGTTACAACCAGCTCAAGGATAAGGTGGCTGATCTGAGGACGCAGTTGAAGAAGTACGTCAACGAGATCGCCCAGATCGATGGAAAGATTCACCTGGTTCAGATCCTCGATCAACTGGACGAAGAGCGTTGGAGTTACGTGAATGAATTCTCGAATCTGGTGGCCCGATTCGAGTCATATGCCCGAGACTTCAGGCAAGACAAGTTACAGCCTGTC includes the following:
- a CDS encoding tetratricopeptide repeat protein, with protein sequence MADFRLRREEVLDGERLTAMLEESPARAAQAILLAAGEGVLEAQALLGQILLDGHGIAQDQPLALRWFEIAAEQGHLMARNMLGRCHEHGWGCAADTSIAAQHYRIAAESGLDWAMYNLANLLATGRGVVVDHLQAMALYERAAEAGHAKSMNLLGRYLEEGQVCPANPAAARDWYRRSAEGGDFRGQFSYAAVLAAEGRIDDALVWLEKALAVGNLNFLRVASVSLLNAQHPQIRAIADAYKLRLAELTGL
- a CDS encoding Fe2+-dependent dioxygenase, with the protein product MLLHIPALFEKDEVRRIREALEQADWADGKITAGYQSAKAKHNLQLPEGHPLAKEIGAAMLERLWKNPLFMSAALPHKVFPPLLNCYTAGGSFDFHIDNAVRQPKGSIERVRTDLSATLFFSEPEDYDGGELEIQDTFGTQRVKLPAGDMVLYPGTSLHKVNAVTRGARYASFFWTQSLVREDSQRALLFEMDGAIQQLTHDMPDHPSLIRLTGTYHNLLRRWVEV
- a CDS encoding alpha-xenorhabdolysin family binary toxin subunit A; this translates as MELKMDSKVVEAAEKAPRVFVSASLGEGEEYNRETGIQLTKEQIISLRKYEVLGLSLPVRLADVVAYLNYGAGDAGGVGLKATDFLRTFTCTYDHAKRWSPLREKIMLTGTDLKIFAGSIIRTGKGIVEIYEDLKASRYLEEYDINTPQEYLELKRTIPDLPDLGLPSGDVPEIKAYLNDMLAKVMQCHAKAEHVRSELDSFGADMRETVLPEIKLRLEFVSRNTYQADIQVLQGEIDQRSKEIDELNKQYDQLVQEAIRSAATLNVGGLILGIYQGVKAEKIRKERNRLKAEQQASNQVMASKNQTLSSLNKVRDDLQNLSYVAIEAEVATQNLMLVWNALSTYINASVKEVDLLKEATSLRKFKNQILGIVDPWEQIKVSSDQLLGVFAAADKEYGNSFAVFGSKRTMLTLNNHPAVSDFDIAALRSCAAAVQTSNVTAQMLGEEFNYMPGTVRTMNGLTMAIQKATFELRNQAQTTGINLERAQKKLKTSQDELLEYPDDADEIHEEMESELKNVSMKISEHADDLKMTHNGLTTAYDRSASAQWIVTLQQDRAFTEALKVTSEEKVVDFEKQMKSVSEALELIAKAGVEKIGQEAQLTLDNLKALGLAPPQVQIALFAIDTLKKMIAGIGEAISYLNMLAGYNQLKDKVADLRTQLKKYVNEIAQIDGKIHLVQILDQLDEERWSYVNEFSNLVARFESYARDFRQDKLQPVEQRTTAAIARIADVRQYLKTVQQ